From Capricornis sumatraensis isolate serow.1 chromosome 19, serow.2, whole genome shotgun sequence:
TGCCAACCTGGCGAACTCAGAGCAGAAAGCAGAGCAGCGTGGCTGACAAGCGTAGGACGTGGGGAGGGCGGAGCAAGGCACACTGAGGGGAAAGGCGTGGGTTTGTCCCACGCACAGGCCGCGGTCCGTGCACCCTGGGCCAGGGCGCCACAATGCAGTGTCTCTGGGCCGCCTGCCTGGCTGGAGGCAGGAGGTGAACCCTTCAGGCGGGAGCCAGATCAGGGCCCGGGAGGCGAGGCGGGCAGGGCCGGCCTGCAGCCCTCGGCAGAGCTGGCTGCTTCCTGCTGGTGGAACAAGGACAGACTGCCAAGTTCCGAGCAGCCAAGCGTCCCTCTCAGGGTGAGAACACTGTCCAGGGTGTTCTCACTGGGAAAGCAAGTTCTCCAGCTCTGAGCTGGAGTGCTTCCTAGACTCACAGATGGTGCCCTGGGGGCAGCCACTGTAGGGCCCACAGAGATGTCGGGGTCACTGTCGGGGTTGGGGGGCTGTCCAGAGGGGAGGACCAGGGCCCAGAGAGGTAACGTGGTTTGTCCAGGTGCCCCGGAAAATTGCTCTTGAATCAAGGACTATGAACCTACAGCAGGGCAGGGGATCTCTTTCCCCACCAGGATCCAAAATTACTTACTCAGGACCACGTTTGGCCTCTTTACTGAGTTCGTCCAGAGATGTGCAGgagcactttatttttttcttttttaatctgggTATGTGCACTGGAccactaaaattttatttacatggcATTCCGTGGTTTTTCAACCCAGCTttcctgagatataattgacatctaACGTTGTGTGAGTTCAAGGTGCCCGGCACGGTGACTTCATGTGTTAGATGCTGTAAATGATTACCGCGGGCAGCCAGGTCAAAACATCCGTGACCTCGCACAGACACCTTCCTCTGTGTATGCGGTGAGAACTCGCAGACCTCCTTGCTGCGCTCCTCCCAAGTGCGCAACGCAGCACCTCCAGCCACGGCCACCGCGCTGTGGGCTCAGCCCCGCGGCCTGCCCGCCTTGCTACTGCAGCCTCGCGCCCCTCAGCAGCCTCaccagccacccccacccccacccctggcagccaccaggcCAGTCTGTTTCCATAAGTTTGGCTTTTCgagatttgtttattttgtgttggagtatagccgattaacaagaAACGTTGTGACCGTTTCAGCTGCACAGCAcggggactcagccataccttTGCTTGTATCcgttcttccccaaactcccctcatccaggctaccacatggccctgagcagagttccctgcgctgcACAGGAGGGCCCTGTTGTTCACCCGTTTTAAATACGGGCTTCTCTGGATTTTACGCATAAGTGAGATCACGcagcatttatctttctctggcttattcACTCAGCACCATGTCCATGCTGTCACAAACAGCAggacttccttctttctcatcgTGGAATACTTCATTATATAAGTGTGTGTGACGTGTACctatacatgtacacatgtgtgcatacacacccACGTAGATACAGATAGGACATCATCCTCATCCACTCATCGGGCAGTGGACACTCAGGGGGTCTCCATGTCGTGGCACTTATGAACAGCGCCACGGCGGACGTGGGGTGCGGCCGTCTGCGGGGAGCAGCGAGCTTGTTCCCTCTGGCTGCGTCCCCAGAAGGGGGATTGCTGGCCCACGTGGAGGCTCCTCCACTCTGTTCTCCGTCTCAGCCGCACCAGCGCTTCAGCGTCCTGCCGGTTCTCCGCTGCGGAGGACACCAGCCGGACCTAATCTGTATGGTGACGCCTGGCAGTCGTGCCAGTTCCCCCAGTGTGTGTCTGCTGGTTGTCACATGTCCACTTCCCCAGTCCGCGTGTGTCCGCCAGCTCTCACGTGTCCACTGGCTTCAGGTGTGTGCCCACCAGCTGTCACGTGTATGTCTACCAGCTGTCACGTCCATGATCCCTGTAGGCGGCTCTGACCACATCATTTCCCTGAACCTGCCTCTCTCTCCATGTGGGGAGAGAAACTGCATCCAGAAGGTGCTCCCTCGGCACCATGATTCTCCTTTGAAAGGCCAGGTGAAAGCATTtgccaaaattttcttttttttgaccaCGCTGTgccacttgtgggatcttagttccctgaccagggatcgaacctgggccctggcagtgaaaacactgagtcctaaccaccggacctccagggaagcccctgtcgaGACTTCCCAGGGAGGATTCATGTGCAGGAAACATTAAATTTCAAGCCAGCTAAGCTTAGTTCAGAAACGTCAAAGAAGGACAGTCCCCAGAACTGAACCCTCTGCCTGAGAAGAGCAAAACCACACGCAGAGCTGGTCCCCAGCACCAGGGCCTCTGGCTCTTGTCAGACATGGGTGCCTCCGGGCTGAGCAGTTGTCTCCTGTTTAATGCCAGCATCACGGGGTCTCCCCAGGCCGTGGTCTAGCCGGGATCAGAGGCCTCACTCTGAGAACCAGCTTATCAGCATCCTCTTCCCAGGGTTGGGCGGGGGGAGGAGCGTGTGGCTCAGAATGCCGTCCACACGCGTGGGCGCTTCCGTGTGAGCACTGTCAAGTCGGGAGACCCCAGGTCCTGACGCTTGGGTTGGGAAATACAGTCATGGTATCCAGGAGGCCCGCTCAAGGTGGAGACAGGGCGTGAGAGTCCTTTCTGAAGCGCCAAAGCAGCAGCATTTGAAGAGGGCAGAGCCAGGCCCTCAGCGGGCAAGCACTGGGCACCCACTTGCCTGTCGAGCTCGGCCCCCCAATGCCCACCCAACCACACCCCGCCACCCTCTTCCCAGGATGAAGCCGGCAGGGAGTGTCAACGATGTGGCCCTGGATGCCTTAGATTTGGACCGGATGAAACAGGTGAGTGTGTCTGTCCAGAGGGGCTGTGAAGGAGCCGGGCCTGGGGGCTTCTCGGGGCTGCGAGGGTGGCAGCTGGCGGGGAGGAAGGGGGCGGGAAGCCACATGCATCTTCACCAGGAAAGGGCTCCAGGCCCTCCCGGCCTGCCTCTTGGGGGGGCTGCCCTGGCTTCTCCCAAGTATTTCTGAGGCATTGCAGGGTGTCCCATCCCCTGTCACACACACCCTTCCCCAGTGCGGGGTGGGGGGCCGCTGAGAACACAGAGGGAAGTGGCTCTGAAGGGAGCCCGGCCTCCCTGCCCGTGACCACGGCCACCTTCACCCCGAGGCTCTGCTCCCAACAGGAGATCCTCGAGGAGGTGGTCCGGGAGCTTCACAAAGTGAAGGAGGAGATCATCGACGGTAAGTGGCAGGGACCCTCCACCCCGACCCCCACCACGGGGCAGCACCCAGCCAGGCTCACGCCAAGGGTCCTCGGGGAGGGCAGGGGTGCCTGTGCCCAGGGCTGCAAGCCAGGGGCCAGGAGGACCCAGCCAGTGAGGCCGTTCTGGGCTGGGAAGCTTAGGGTTTGCGCTGAGGGGTTTCATTCTTCCTCCCCGCAGCCCACACCAGCCTCCCAGTTCTCTGGTTGGGCAGACTGAGGCGACTCAGACAGATTAAGGAGCTTGTCCAAGTGGGAGCACATTCTCGCGGTCTGCACCTCGGTCTGACCTCCCCAGGCTCCCTCCTGGGTGAGCCAGTGGTGGGAAGGGTGCGTTCACCAGTCCAGAGCAGCTTTGAACCATCTGTTCTTTATCTTAGTATCCCATGGACTTAGATCACTCTCTTTATTCTGCTGCTTCCGATCCCTGAGCTTGGGGCTACAAGGGCAGCTGCTGCCTTCCCAGAGGCTAGAGGGCCCCAGAAGCCACAGAACTACCTAAGGGCCTGACCGAGTCCACAGCCTGCTGGGCGCTGCTGGCCCGGGGAGCAGGTGTGCGGCTCCAGAGAGCAGGGCCTCGTCGCAGTGAATCACATCCATCCGTCCACTCCCCACCGGAGCCTTTGAAACGGCCGGCTCAGATCTGGggccagaggaaaaggaaaggcgTGGGCCGAGCTAGCTAAGCCCACAGAGCAGGGAGGCGTGGTCCAGGCGCCCCCCCTTCCCTCGCCATCACGCCTGGGGGACTCTAGAGAGAGGAGAACGGCTGGGAGCCAGCGGAGCCGGACTTCTGCCCAGGGCTGGGTGATCAGCCACGCCCTGTCCTTGATCCAACAGAGAGCGCTCAACTTCCTGTTGGTCCAGTCACCTACCAGGCTGGGATGGGTAGATAAGGAGTTAATGAATCAAGAGGGGAGACAGAGCGGGAGCCAAAAAAAGACAGAGGCCAACTGTTAACCCCACTTTATTGCTGGGTGCCCCTGCCTCGGGAGGCCATGGGCCagaggggtcgggggggggggctGGGGGTACCTTGGTCTCCGCCTGCTGTGGCAGCCGCAGTGGACGCGGCCCCTCGGGTGGGCAGCTGGGACTGAGCCTCTTTCCCGCCCTGTCCCCCAGCCATCAGGCAGGAGCTGAGTGGGATCAGCACGTCGTAGGCCAGAACCCCCGACGCCGCCCACAACCCGGGCCACCTGACGGCGGGGACCCCACGGAGCCCAGCGCCCAGGCCTCTGGCACACTCAGCACGCGCTGAAGCTAGGACATGCTTCGTTTAAAAGTCTTAACctgtgataaaatattaaaatgagaaaagttcAGTTCCTCAATTTTTTTAGATTCAACCTGACAGAACACCAGGCCTGCCgccttttttttgtattttatatatgccTATTTAAGTGTACGTTTCTTTGGGTTCATAGAGAAGACACCCCAAGTCACGCGCCTTGTTAGAAGGTCTCAAGTTTTCTTCTAGGTGCCCCCGGGAGCGGCGGCCGCTACCACACGGCTCCTCCCTGCATCCTGGCGGCGAGGGTCCGTCCACGCACCAAGCCGTCTGTGTCCACGTGGTAATAAACGCTTACTGTCCACACTCTGGCTCTGACTTGTTCACTCAGCACCAGCTCCTGGTCGTGCCTGGCTGGGGAGGCCTCTTCTTGGGGGAGGGCCTGCAGAGCGGTGCCAGGAGTAGGGGGGGCCAAGACGGGGCCCTTGGGAGTGAAGCAAGGAAGGACGGGGTGTGAGCCGCAAGTTCAGGCACTTCCAGCGGGAGTCCTGGGTCTGCTCCCGGGccagcctcctccagggagctgGGCCCTGTGTGGGGCCCATGCAGGAGCATCAAAGGGGACCAGGAGGGTGTACCTGCtcaaacccccacccccacctcccagatGGGGCCCTGTTACTTGGGCTCAGCCAGACAGGAAGGCAAGGCAAGCAGGCGTGGCCTCTGCCCTGCAGCCCCTGTGCCCATCAGAGTCACGTCTCAGACCATGCAGGGCTGAACCACAAAGGGCCTGGCCCTCAGGGCTGCCCACTGCTGCCCCTGTGCCCAGAGTGGCCCCAGCTAGTAGGAAAGCTTTGAAATCCTGTGACCAGCCTCCAGGACAGCAGTgtgccctggccctggcccagTCATACTCTGGGGGCTGTGGGAGGAGCCCCCACCACAACCCCCCAGTCTGGTTCAGGAAACGGGACCACTTGCTGTCCAGGCTGGACACAGTCCATCTCAGTGCATGCTCCCAGCAACTGAGAGACAGGAAGCTGCTCTGCATGTCGGAAGGGGAGCGGCTCTAACCCACAGTTCCAAGAGGcagctcctcccacctcccacggTCCAGGAATCCTGGGGCCAtggggagaggggctggcagGTGTCCACAGGGTGTTCCCAGTTGCCGGGCTGCCGCCTCCCAGGAAGGTTAACAACCCTGGGCTCTGGGCGGGGTCAGGTAAACGCCTGGCAACTGGGAGAACTAAGCTGGGCTCGGAGCTTGCCGATTGGCGCTCCTCTCTGGCATCAAGCGCAGGGGTCTCCTCCCCGGGGCCATCCCAGTGGTCAGACCACTCGGTGCCACTCCCAGCCCCACCACACCTGCCCCCAGGGTGGTCCTAGGCCTCCCCAGCCTCACATCTCCAAGGGGGGCTGTATTTCCCTCACCCAGGCACCCtcctgctgcctgcctgcctctgggAGACCCAGACCCCTATCCCAACACAGCCCCTCCCTGGGCCAGGGGCTGCTGACGCCTCCCCCCTCACCTGTGCCATCAGCCCTTGGCTTAGCCAGGACAGGCTGTGCCCCATGTCCTAGAGACACCATCAGAGCTGCCCTTCACGTGGGCTGTCACCCCTCGGTCCGGCCACCTGTCCACCCGCCATCTCCCCAGCCCGTGGTACCCCTTCTCCAGCTTCACACCTGAGCCGGTGAGGGTGTGGGCTCAGGCCGGAGCAGGAGTGAGGCAGACCTGGGCGGGGGATGGGTTGAGGGAGGAGCATGGGCCAAGGGCCACATGGACCTCGGCCCATGCCTGGGGCCAGCCAGGATGCTGCCTCAGTGTGGTCCCCACCAGGGGGCACAGAGCAGGCCCTGCCCGGGGAAGCAGGCTCTGGGGACTTGAAAACCACTGCTGGATTTAATTTAGGGCATGGGAATGCCAGAGGACTGCTCCCTAGGCGCAGAGTGCCCAGGGCAGGGTCAGGCTCAGCCCTGAAAAGGAGGGCCGGCCTGAGGTCACCAGTCCATGTACAACCCGAGCCGCCATCCATGCCCGCTGCCGCCAGGTGTCTCTGGGCCCCGGGGGGAAAAGAGCAGTGGCTCAGGGCGCGGGAACCAAATGCAGCCAAACCAGTTCTGGGCACTAGGCCGTGGGATGGTGACAGCCAGCCCTGCATCCAGCGGCCAGGGCGGGGCAGCAGCGGAGCGCACGGCCCCAGGGCGCCGGCCGGCCGTCGGGCTCACAGGCGGTTCTCCGCCAGCTTGCACACCCGCTTCACCCGCGCGAAGGGCCCCAGGGAGTCGTCGAACACAAAATCCCAGAGCACCTTCACCCACGAGTGGTGCTGGGGCAGGTGGTCGTAGTACTCGGGCGCGATCTTCCGTACCTGCAGGGGAGGGACGAGCGGGTCAGAGGCcgcgcgcacgcacgcacgcacgcagacACGAGCGAGCACACAGACCACGTGAGCACATGCACGCGCGCACAGCCCTGTCAGCGCTGAGGGTACCCGTGTCCTCCAGCTGAGTCAAACAGCAGGCCGCAGGCGCTGCCCGAAGGCGAAGGGGCCATTGGCACCAGGAGGCGCTGAGCTCCGACCTCTCCCAGCCCCCGGCCCCAAGTAGGGTGAGGAATTAAAATGCATACTCCGCTCCTTCCCGGGGGCCCACACACAAAGTCTCCGATCCAGGAGCCCCGGGGTGGGCCGGAGTTCTGAGTCCTGCTGAACCACGGTCTGTCCCCGCGCCTCCGTGCCGGCACAAGATGCCCTCGTGAACCTGCAGACTCTCCTCTGACCTCGGCTCCCACCACGCCCTCACCCCATCACCCTCCTCTCTGGCCTTAGTACCTGTCATTTCCCACTCCagctccctgcccctctctgcaTCTGACACCCTcagcctgcctcctccaggaagtgcTCCAGCCTCAGCAGCTACAGCCACACCAGCACCTCCCCTGCTCATCAACCACGGGAAAGGCCTCCCCTTCCCCCGCCTAGGACGCGCCAGGTGCGCAGGACCTGCTTTAGAGCCGAAGATGGGACGGGAGCGGGGAGGAGGGCGCCCTCCGGGGTATGAGGGGACCCGCAAGGCGGGAGCTGGGAGCCCTTGACTTTGTTTGGGAGGAGTAAAGGGTCACAGCTGACACCAGATGCTCCTGTGAGCGTCTTGGGTCGAGAGTCTGGCTCTGCTGCTTCCTGGGAGCAGGGAACCACCCCCCAACCTGAGCCTCTGCCTTCTCATCCACGAAATGGGCATGATGACCTTGAAATGTCGCATGGGCTTGTGGTGAGACAGTGCTCAGCACAGAGCAGGACCTCGGTGCCGTGGAGGAGCCACTGGGTGAGCACGGTCCAAACACCTGCACACCCAGACCAGTGCTCACACACACTCGGACACACATGGGTGGGTGAACATGCACACCCAGACATGCATGTACGTACAGGCACACCTAACCACGTgaacacacagggacacacacacagactcgcACACTCACTCTTCCCACCACAGCAACCTCCAGCCTCCCTGGGCACCGGCACCTCTGCTCTAACCAGCCAGCAGCAGAGCAGAAGggctccccctcccacctccctcttgcTCCTTTAGACATTCTCCAGCCCCAGTCTCCAGGACGGAGGCACCAGCCCAGGCCGGAGGCTTCGCTCTGAGACAGCTCAGGCCAGACCCCTTGGGTCACAAAGGGCAAGGCTCTCTGTCCTCTTTGTGCCATGAGGGGGCCCTGGAGGGTCGCAGGGCAGGGACAAGAACTGAGAAGGGAGGGGGTCAAAAGGCGGGTTGCTTCACTCGCACCAGTGCCACTGCTGCAGGTACcctctgaggcacagagagggccaGCGGGTGGGCCCAAGACACACAGCCAGCCCGTGACCGTCACCGCTGTGCTCAAACAGGGTCGCGTTAAATCAAGAGGCCTGAACTGTAACATGCCCCTCGAGCCCCTGCCCACCGTGAATTCACCTTCTTGTTCTCCAGCCAGGCACTCCGTGTGCCTTGTggcctttcctcctgccctggaGACCACAAGGGAGAATGTGGCCATCCCGTGATcggcaagagagaaaaagaggccaCAATGCAGCCCCAAACCCTCCCTGCACCTTCCCGCCTCGCGCCCCCCGCACCCCCTGGTGCCTGCCGTTGCCCTGACCCCACCTACCAGGGGCAGGTTGCAGCCGGGGATGCTGGGGAAGTCATGATGTTCCATGTGGTAGCCCACGTTGAAGGTGATCCAGTTGAGGGGCCCGTAGTAGGAGTAGGTCTCATGGCCCTTGAGGAACATGTAGTGCTCAGCCACAAAGTGGCCCGAGATGGGGTGCAGGCCCAGGCCCAGCAGGGAGCTGGCCAGCAGGTAGACCATGGGCTTGAGCCCCCAGAGGGCATAGATGGTGGCGTCGGCCGCCAGCTGCACCAGGGCGTTGCACAGCTCCATGCGGGTCACGGCCTTGGGGTGCACGCAGAGCGGCCGCAGTGAGTAGAAGAATGGCTGCAGGACCAGCCAGAGCAGCTTGCGGGCCGGCGTGCAGAAGAGCCAGCCCTCGAAGCGCGTGGGCACATCCACATCCAGCCCGTCGCCGCCCAGGTAGCGGTGGTGGTCCACGTGATACTTCTTGAAGGAGGCGGCGTAGGGCAGGCCTATGGGCAGGTTGGCGAAGATGGCGAACCAGCGGTTGCAGGCGGCACGGCCCGTGCCGAAGGCGGTGTTGTGTGAGATGTCATGGATGGCCAGCGTCAGCGAGTGGTTCACACAGCCCCCGAAGGCGTAGGCCCAGAAGAAGAGCCAGCGCCATGCCAGCCCCCGCGCCAGCCAGCAGGCCAGCAGCTGCGCCAGCACCATTCCCGTTACCGTCCACTTGAGGTGGGGGTCCGGCCGCATCAGGGCCTTGATGGCCGGGTACTTGGCTGCAGGGGGGACAGGGGAGAAGGTGAGGTGGACACTGGCCGCCTGGGTCCCAAACCCgtgcttcccctccccctgcttcccctccccccgccggccctcccctccccctgcttcccctccccccgccggccctcccctccccctgcttcccctccctgctggccctcccctccccctccttcctctctccctcctccccttccccctccttccactctcccccctccccatccttcctctcctctccctcccctcccccttctccctcccccctcccccttcttcctcccATTTTTCCTGCCCTCTTCCTAGCCCCGCCCCCCCACCGCTCCCCTCCACCATCATGCCCCCAGGCAGTGACGCAGAGAGTCCTGCAAGCTCTGTGCACCTGCagacccacctccaccccccaccccaaggggGCTCTGGGGAGACTTCCCAGAGTGGCGGGTCTTGGTCACCAGCCTCAGTAAAGAGCAGGTGTCAGCCTGGGTCACAGAAACGTGATACCCAATATCAAAGCAGCTGCCAGGAGCTGCGGTGCTGTGCGTGGTTGGGTCTTCAAGGGGGCGGGGCCACCGGCAGACTGTCTGGGCCCTGGGAGGGGGCAgcggagctgggggaggggaacgtGGAGGGCTCTGGCTTTGT
This genomic window contains:
- the DEGS2 gene encoding sphingolipid delta(4)-desaturase/C4-monooxygenase DES2 — protein: MGNSAGRSDFEWVYTDQPHTQRRKEMLAKYPAIKALMRPDPHLKWTVTGMVLAQLLACWLARGLAWRWLFFWAYAFGGCVNHSLTLAIHDISHNTAFGTGRAACNRWFAIFANLPIGLPYAASFKKYHVDHHRYLGGDGLDVDVPTRFEGWLFCTPARKLLWLVLQPFFYSLRPLCVHPKAVTRMELCNALVQLAADATIYALWGLKPMVYLLASSLLGLGLHPISGHFVAEHYMFLKGHETYSYYGPLNWITFNVGYHMEHHDFPSIPGCNLPLVRKIAPEYYDHLPQHHSWVKVLWDFVFDDSLGPFARVKRVCKLAENRL